Within the Pseudomonadota bacterium genome, the region CGTTCCCACTGCCATGTGGAAAACGAACTATTGATTGACTTAAAAAGGATGAATGATTTTGAGATAGATGAAAAGCATTTTTATATCGTTGTGGGCTCCGGCGTGGTCTATTCCCCGATTCAGCAGGAAGCGTTGAATAAAGGCGCCTACGTTGTTATCGGCGGAGGCGGCGCCCAGGCTTCGGCCATTGCAAACCTGATCGGCGACGGCTGGTCTCCTCTTAGTCACAGGATAGGACTTCCGCACAGGCGCATCCTCGGAACGGAGCTTGTGCTTCCTGACGGTGAAGTGGTCAGGATGGGCTCTCTTGCAGAAGGGAGCGATCCTTTCTGGGGTGATGGACCCGGACCTGATCTAAGGGGACTCTTGAGGGGTTTCACAGGACTTCGCGGATGTCTCGGTATTGTTACGAAGATGGCCATAAAGACACTTCCTTTCCAGCCTGAACCGCTTGTGCCTACCGGCATTGCGCCAAATACCGCACTTGCCCTGCCGCCAAAGCGCGTCAAATGGGTAAACTTTCAGATGCCGAGCAAGGCTGCCCAGGTTAAAGCTATGTTTGAAGTCGGCAAGGCTGAGATTGCCGGCGCTGTAACAAAGGTTCCTCTTTTCTGGCGTGCCATTGCCAAGGCCGAGTGCAAAGAGGAATTCTGGGAAATCTGGGGTAAGGAAACAGAAGAAACAATCAAAAATTTCTTTATCGTCCGCGTACTGCTCGTTGGCTATACTTCTGAAGAGCAGATGCAGTATGATGAAAATGTGTTAAATGATATTATGACAGAACTGGGCGGTATTCCACGTCCAACAAAACCCTCCGATGAGTCGTGGATCAAGAACGCCGATTCGGCAGGTATGTGGCTCATGTGCGGCTCCTACGTATCCGTTGACTACATCATCGAATCGCTCTCACAGGCAACCCAGCACGGAGAGCACTATGCAGACCTCAAGAGAAAATATACACCGCCCCTTATGCCTGATAATGGCGATCCGGGATGGTTCCAGAGTTTTGAGCTTGGACATCAGGGTTACTCTGAATTCCTCGTTTACTGGGATCAGGATGAAGATACCACCGGTGTTGACCAGTTCTATCTTGAGACAGCAAAAATGAACATAAGAGAAAGATTCTATACGTCCTTGCTGGGACCTCACCAGCCTCTCTATCTGACAGGGCCCAAGTACGGCCCTAATTATCATGAATGGCTCCTGAAAGTAAAAGATGCATTTGATCCGCTGTGGGTATGTCACCCGCCGGTACCTCTTGCACATGATGATTTCGTTAATCGTGCAGAGTGGATGCACCCGTTGAAAGACTGGGAAAGCCCGAAAAAGCTGCCCATGCCTAAGTGGTAATCAACCTCCTTTAATAAAAAAACGCCTTTCCCTGCCCCGGGAAAGGCGTTTTTTGTTACAGGGGCTCGCTCCATTCCCTCTACCGGCAAAGCCACGACCCGCAAGTGGGCAGCCCGGCGTCATATACCTCTTTCTATAAGCTCAACAAGCAGTCTGTCTCCCAGCATAAAGAATGCAATCTTCGAAACATCTTTGCACTCCCTTTTAAGGTTTTCATCATAGGCTGCACAGTCCTCTGGAGGGTTGACCATTTTAAAACCTTTTTCAACAAGGTTCTTTGATGTATTCTCGATATCATCCACCTCAAAACACAGATGGTGTAAACCTCCTCCCCTTTTTTTGAGAAAATTTGTTATAGGTGATATATCGTGTGTCGGCTCAAGAACCTCTATATAAATATCGTCCTTTCTGCCTACATTTATGAAGGATGCCGATGCCTTCTGACTCGGGTTTTCTAAAGGGTCTGTTATCTCTGTAAGGCCTAACGCACGGAATAGCTCCACATAACGGGTTATATCGTTGGTAACAAATCCGATATGGTCGAGCTTGATCACAGCTAACCCCTTAATTGTCAGTGTTTCAGTCTGTTTTTTAACTCTTTGACCAATGCGATATTTTCAAGATGCCCTGTCTGTCTTGCCGTAACCTTGCCAATGATAGGCCGGTTAAGAAGATACAAGTCTCCGATCAGGTCAAGGATTTTGTGTCTTACAAACTCGTCCTCAAACCTGAGCTTTGTATTAATAACACCTTGATCATTCAGGATAATGAAATTACTTATCCTCCCACCCGAACCAAGACCCATATTCTGAAGTTTTTCAAAATCCTTAAGAAAGCCAAAGGTCCGTGCAGGCGCTATATCTTTGAAAAAAGATTCTTTATCGCAAACAAAACAATATCTCTGGGTGCCTATGGGTTTTGGATGCTCAAGGGTATAATCGATCTCAAACACATCTGATGGTTCAATGGACAGGTATTTTCCATCAGGGAGCATTGAAAGGCCGATGGTCTCCTGAATTCGTAGCGGTTCAACACCCTCTTCCTGCTCAATCACCCCTGCTTCTTCTATTTTTTTGCATATCTCAATAGAGGAACCGTCAAATATAGGCACCTCCTCGCTTACTTTTATTAGGAGATTGGTAATGCCGTAC harbors:
- a CDS encoding FAD-binding oxidoreductase, which produces MSIQKQAYKALEMVVGSKYISDDPAICEGYRSGPGGYESGLGYERVMTTIPGTVVLPRTTEEVQKIVKICNRYKVAYVPYSTGFYGPRSHCHVENELLIDLKRMNDFEIDEKHFYIVVGSGVVYSPIQQEALNKGAYVVIGGGGAQASAIANLIGDGWSPLSHRIGLPHRRILGTELVLPDGEVVRMGSLAEGSDPFWGDGPGPDLRGLLRGFTGLRGCLGIVTKMAIKTLPFQPEPLVPTGIAPNTALALPPKRVKWVNFQMPSKAAQVKAMFEVGKAEIAGAVTKVPLFWRAIAKAECKEEFWEIWGKETEETIKNFFIVRVLLVGYTSEEQMQYDENVLNDIMTELGGIPRPTKPSDESWIKNADSAGMWLMCGSYVSVDYIIESLSQATQHGEHYADLKRKYTPPLMPDNGDPGWFQSFELGHQGYSEFLVYWDQDEDTTGVDQFYLETAKMNIRERFYTSLLGPHQPLYLTGPKYGPNYHEWLLKVKDAFDPLWVCHPPVPLAHDDFVNRAEWMHPLKDWESPKKLPMPKW
- a CDS encoding VOC family protein, encoding MIKLDHIGFVTNDITRYVELFRALGLTEITDPLENPSQKASASFINVGRKDDIYIEVLEPTHDISPITNFLKKRGGGLHHLCFEVDDIENTSKNLVEKGFKMVNPPEDCAAYDENLKRECKDVSKIAFFMLGDRLLVELIERGI